A genomic window from Camelina sativa cultivar DH55 chromosome 2, Cs, whole genome shotgun sequence includes:
- the LOC104730999 gene encoding ankyrin-3-like isoform X1, translating into MTTPIFKAVLRNDVSAFLDLVQTNPSVLEERNHGESFRGTVLHLAVEAEHGELVSRIIEFRPSLVRSTNCDGDTPLHLAARFGQASFVTQMLESGQDLCMALNGQGETALNLACANKHLDIAGLILEKTRSITIVEFYATIKEDTTDLSRRMLEKFPNIAWHVDGEFSTPLHFACDVGNLDIVKMLLGLDEILAERVNKDGITPLHLAAMKCSVAILKEFLDKTPRSFNTLTPAKETVFHLAAKHQNISAFVFMAQNSELTEFLHRTDKQGNTVLHTAASVACLSVSVSSFASQYLLRLVQTKPDSL; encoded by the exons atgactacACCAATCTTCAAAGCCGTCTTAAGAAATGACGTGTCAGCTTTTCTCGATCTCGTCCAGACAAATCCGTCAGTGCTCGAGGAAAGAAATCACGGGGAGAGTTTCCGGGGAACGGTTTTGCACTTGGCTGTGGAAGCGGAACACGGAGAGCTTGTGTCAAGGATAATCGAGTTCCGCCCTTCCCTTGTCCGATCAACCAACTGCGATGGCGACACACCTCTTCATTTAGCGGCTCGTTTTGGACAAGCGAGTTTTGTAACGCAGATGTTAGAGTCTGGACAAGATTTGTGTATGGCTCTTAACGGCCAAGGAGAAACAGCGTTAAACTTGGCCTGTGCCAACAAACACCTCGATATTGCGGGACTCATTCTGGAAAAAACTAGATCGATCACCATCGTGGAATTTTATGCCACCATTAAAGAAGACACaacag ATCTCTCAAGGAGAATGCTAGAGAAGTTCCCCAACATAGCTTGGCATGTTGATGGAGAATTTTCCACACCGTTGCATTTTGCATGTGATGTAGGTAACCTTGATATAGTAAAGATGCTGCTAGGTCTTGATGAAATACTTGCAGAGAGGGTCAATAAAGATGGGATCACACCTTTGCATTTGGCGGCCATGAAATGCTCGGTTGCAATCTTGAAGGAGTTTTTGGACAAGACACCAAGATCTTTCAACACACTCACACCAGCAAAAGAAACTGTCTTCCATCTGGCTGcaaaacaccaaaacatatCAGCCTTCGTTTTCATGGCACAGAATTCAGAGCTAACCGAATTTCTCCACCGGACGGATAAACAGGGCAATACTGTTCTACACACTGCTGCCTCCGTAGCCTGCCTTTCAGTAagtgtttcttcttttgcttcacAATATCTGCTAAGATTGGTCCAAACCAAACCCGATAGTTTGTAG
- the LOC104755055 gene encoding uncharacterized protein LOC104755055: MKSLMSLRTSTIFLNKAFANYGISHQATTIQAFIPANRISRYEVFLKANSVYTINKFIIIPCKKLFKVSDHKYGISFSNQTELQEVTKGDHKIVSQKFRLRPFNDFASIVDRNGELYDVIGQIRLITGDNLQDTTTNVEAPRTAHGKSKDRIFLHLLMRDGETIRIYLWDIIAANFRTRWNASKSKPNVLLLTTANAKFLGGAVTLTSTSASRVFFDADIAETSEFITTTSQPLSFFTVKG, translated from the exons ATGAAATCCCTTATGTCCTTGCGCACATCTaccatatttttaaataaagcATTTGCTAACTACGGCATTTCCCACCAGGCAACAACAATCCAAGCCTTCATACCTGCAAACAGGATCAGTCGGTATGAAGTCTTCCTGAAAGCTAATTCAGTCTACACCATCAACAAATTCATAATCATCCCGTGCAAGAAACTTTTCAAAGTTTCTGATCACAAATACGGCATATCTTTCTCCAATCAAACCGAATTGCAAGAAGTTACTAAAGGAGACCACAAAATTGTTTCTCAGAAATTTAGGCTCCGACCTTTCAATGATTTTGCATCCATCGTTGACAGAAACGGTGAGCTTTATG ATGTCATTGGCCAAATTCGTCTCATTACTGGGGACAACTTACAAGACACTACTACAAATGTTGAAGCACCAAGAACTGCCCACGGGAAGTCTAAGGACAGAATCTTCTTGCACCTCCTCATGAGAGA TGGCGAAACAATTCGTATTTACCTCTGGGATATCATTGCTGCAAATTTCCGTACAAGATGGAATGCCAGTAAGTCAAAACCAAATGTTCTGCTCCTCACCACTGCCAATGCAAAATTTTTGGGAG GTGCTGTCACACTTACCTCAACATCTGCTTCTCGCGTCTTCTTTGACGCCGACATTGCTGAAACCTCAGAGTTTATAACAACGACGTCGCAACCTTTGTCATTTTTTACCGTGAAGGGTTAA
- the LOC104730988 gene encoding ankyrin repeat-containing protein At5g02620-like encodes MIQDPSFLKPLEKKISAPIIDAILRNDVPTLLILADEKPLVLWETYHWETLGGTVLHLATKLGHKEIVEAIIEVCPSLVVVTNLNGDTPLHVAARWGHGTIVTQILAAEHTEFTALNQRGETAFLVACRYNHPDAANLILEELPSITIGEFCATIFGEYTDLAIKILARFPNIAKEVDGKLSTPLHYACNVDSIVMVKMLLEIDEGLAERVNRDGITPLHLAIMRCSVAILEEFIDKAPASFNILTSAEETVFHIAAKHENIEVFIFMAENMINSSEILLQVDGFGNTVLHAAASSSCYPVILYIIYETTIDLSAKNNFGSEAADLVSITEENNIVISKWLKVDAKKIRDPQNHRNGPDSTYWGMSSQTELLERIKKLERQMIVTYRDPTQKEREMHAEALQSARNMITIVAILVASLAFTGGINPPGGVYQEGPSIGKSIAGKMLAFKIFSISNNIALFASLCIVVLLVSIIPYRTKPLMNFLVITHRMMWVAVTSMAIAYVAAAWVIVPHFRGTRWLFFAILAISSSTLGSLFVYLGYKLFKHMSKKTEWRRNMSIVPVVPTTSGTVNWNSAASDRGAADGEGFYIY; translated from the exons atgaTTCAAGACCCAAGTTTCTTAAAacctttggagaagaagatttctgCACCAATTATCGATGCCATCCTCAGAAACGACGTGCCCACTTTACTCATCCTCGCCGATGAGAAACCGTTGGTATTGTGGGAAACATATCATTGGGAGACTCTTGGTGGGACAGTATTGCACCTCGCAACTAAGCTTGGTCATAAGGAAATTGTGGAGGCAATAATCGAGGTTTGTCCTTCTCTTGTCGTTGTCACCAACCTCAATGGTGACACTCCTCTTCATGTTGCTGCCCGCTGGGGACATGGAACCATCGTGACTCAGATATTAGCAGCTGAACATACAGAGTTCACGGCGCTCAACCAACGAGGGGAAACAGCCTTTCTCGTGGCTTGCCGCTACAATCACCCTGATGCTGCTAATCTCATTCTGGAGGAATTACCTTCGATTACGATCGGGGAATTTTGTGCGACCATTTTTGGAGAATACACAG ATCTCGCAATAAAAATCCTGGCGAGGTTCCCAAACATAGCTAAAGAAGTTGATGGAAAACTCTCCACGCCATTACATTATGCGTGCAATGTAGACAGCATTGTGATGGTAAAAATGCTGCTAGAGATTGATGAAGGACTTGCAGAAAGAGTGAACAGAGACGGTATCACACCATTGCATCTGGCGATCATGAGATGTTCGGTTGCAATCCTggaggagtttattgacaaggCTCCCGCGTCTTTTAACATACTCACATCAGCCGAAGAAACTGTCTTCCACATAGCTGCTAAACACGAAAACATTGAAGTATTCATCTTCATGGcagaaaatatgataaatagtAGCGAAATTCTCCTCCAGGTAGATGGCTTTGGGAACACTGTCCTACACGCTGCTGCCAGTTCCAGCTGCTACCCT GTGATTTTGTACATCATTTATGAAACAACAATAGATCTCTCTGCCAAGAACAACTTCGGTTCTGAAGCTGCTGATCTTGTCAGCATAACTGAGGAAAATAATATAGTGATATCCAAGTGGCTCAAGGTTGACGCAAAAAAAATTCGAGACCCTCAAAATCATAGGAATGGGCCGGACAGTACCTACTGGGGAATGTCATCTCAAACCGAATTACTGGAAAGGATAAAAAAACTTGAGAGGCAGATGATCGTAACCTATAGAGACCCTACACAAAAAGAACGTGAGATGCATGCAGAGGCTTTGCAAAGCGCAAGGAACATGATCACGATAGTAGCGATTCTGGTTGCGTCGCTTGCTTTCACAGGCGGCATAAACCCTCCTGGGGGCGTCTACCAAGAAGGACCCTCTATAGGAAAATCGATTGCGGGTAAAATGCTAGCCTTCAAGATTTTTTCAATAAGCAACAACATTGCGTTGTTCGCATCACTATGCATCGTCGTTCTTCTAGTCAGCATCATACCTTACAGGACGAAACCACTCATGAATTTCTTGGTAATAACACATAGGATGATGTGGGTTGCTGTTACATCCATGGCTATTGCTTATGTAGCAGCGGCTTGGGTAATTGTACCGCATTTCAGAGGAACGAGATGGTTGTTTTTTGCCATTCTTGCTATCTCTAGCTCGACACTAGGGAGTTTGTTTGTGTATTTAGGCTATAAATTGTTTAAACACATGTCAAAGAAGAcagaatggaggaggaacatgTCCATAGTTCCTGTAGTTCCTACTACTTCTGGAACAGTCAACTGGAATAGTGCCGCCTCAGATAGGGGAGCCGCTGATGGGGAAGGCTTTTACATCTACTGA
- the LOC104730999 gene encoding ankyrin-3-like isoform X2 has product MTTPIFKAVLRNDVSAFLDLVQTNPSVLEERNHGESFRGTVLHLAVEAEHGELVSRIIEFRPSLVRSTNCDGDTPLHLAARFGQASFVTQMLESGQDLCMALNGQGETALNLACANKHLDIAGLILEKTRSITIVEFYATIKEDTTDLSRRMLEKFPNIAWHVDGEFSTPLHFACDVGNLDIVKMLLGLDEILAERVNKDGITPLHLAAMKCSVAILKEFLDKTPRSFNTLTPAKETVFHLAAKHQNISAFVFMAQNSELTEFLHRTDKQGNTVLHTAASVACLSERLGSSFWGSWRWIRRFVH; this is encoded by the exons atgactacACCAATCTTCAAAGCCGTCTTAAGAAATGACGTGTCAGCTTTTCTCGATCTCGTCCAGACAAATCCGTCAGTGCTCGAGGAAAGAAATCACGGGGAGAGTTTCCGGGGAACGGTTTTGCACTTGGCTGTGGAAGCGGAACACGGAGAGCTTGTGTCAAGGATAATCGAGTTCCGCCCTTCCCTTGTCCGATCAACCAACTGCGATGGCGACACACCTCTTCATTTAGCGGCTCGTTTTGGACAAGCGAGTTTTGTAACGCAGATGTTAGAGTCTGGACAAGATTTGTGTATGGCTCTTAACGGCCAAGGAGAAACAGCGTTAAACTTGGCCTGTGCCAACAAACACCTCGATATTGCGGGACTCATTCTGGAAAAAACTAGATCGATCACCATCGTGGAATTTTATGCCACCATTAAAGAAGACACaacag ATCTCTCAAGGAGAATGCTAGAGAAGTTCCCCAACATAGCTTGGCATGTTGATGGAGAATTTTCCACACCGTTGCATTTTGCATGTGATGTAGGTAACCTTGATATAGTAAAGATGCTGCTAGGTCTTGATGAAATACTTGCAGAGAGGGTCAATAAAGATGGGATCACACCTTTGCATTTGGCGGCCATGAAATGCTCGGTTGCAATCTTGAAGGAGTTTTTGGACAAGACACCAAGATCTTTCAACACACTCACACCAGCAAAAGAAACTGTCTTCCATCTGGCTGcaaaacaccaaaacatatCAGCCTTCGTTTTCATGGCACAGAATTCAGAGCTAACCGAATTTCTCCACCGGACGGATAAACAGGGCAATACTGTTCTACACACTGCTGCCTCCGTAGCCTGCCTTTCA